A region from the Tachyglossus aculeatus isolate mTacAcu1 chromosome 5, mTacAcu1.pri, whole genome shotgun sequence genome encodes:
- the LOC119928781 gene encoding basic proline-rich protein-like produces MGRTGGGRGEGGRRKQLCKRVCSRPPPGSAPHPAPRPAPPRPASGPGNPAPRTRGARTQVQPGDPRPWIQGAQSTSPRSSPETPVPRIRGAQSTSPRSSPETPFPGSGELRAPAPNPAQRPPSPGSGKLRVPGLVPAQRPPSLDPGSPEFQIQPRDPVPRIREVHSPSPRSSPETPIPRIRKAQSPRSSPETPVPRIRGAQSLRSRSSPQTPVPRIREVQSFRSRSSPQTPVPRIRGAQSPSPRSSPGTPVPRIREAQSPRSSSSPGTPGSAEPRASGPGPAHRPPSPGSGELRVPVPAQRSPSPGSGEPRISGPGPAQRALSPGSGKLRVPGPAQSPSPRSSPETPFPWIQEAQSPRSRSSPETPIPRNLGAQSLSSRSSPQTPFPRIWGAQSPRSRCNPETPIPRIREPRASGSGPAHRFPSPRSGKLRAQAPGPAQRPLSPGSGKLRVPGPGPAQRPLSPGTREPRASGSGRLSPETPVPRSEKPRVPGPGPGPAQRPLTLDPGSPEPQGQPQPRDFQPPDPGSSETQVQVQPKDHCPQIWEAQSPMSRSRSSLETSIPVSKEPRVPGPGPTQRPLSPTSRESRASGPGPSPAPVQKSPSPRSREPRVPDSAQRPPPPSDPGSSETQPYPRDPVPRIQGAQSPRSRSSPEPPTPCLQPPAPGGAKNHQFLPVPAVPNTCSQNQSQRLIKKQSQGSSLRNTHFGETETGVASQMLIPWQGDVVKFDTPGHKGGLFRRFCDWQGALKLSVSEIELFQPYCHSTSHGTGLAKSLSMDCFQVDPSCSFMFSHLVVRSKNVHTSPANTFKSFMNLPPTPTKVPEQWFGCMTPVKVRGIRASSTLHQSDKVQISQQRDMVLTLDTATFQIQLRKSWLNQTFC; encoded by the exons ATGGGCCggacgggaggaggaagaggggaggggggaagaaggaagcagCTTTGCAAACGAGTCTGCTCACGTCCTCCACCCGGCTCCGCACCGCACCCCGCTCCGCGCCCCGCTCCGCCGCGGCCAGCGTCAGGCCCAGGCAACCCTGCCCCCCGGACCCGGGGAGCCCGGACCCAGGTCCAGCCTGGAGACCCCCGTCCCTggatccagggagctcagagcacCAGCCCCAGGTCCAGCCCAGAGACACCCGTTCCCCGGATCCGGGGAGCCCAGAGCACCAGCCCCAGGTCCAGCCCAGAGACCCCGTTCCCCGGATCCGGGGAGCTCAGAGCTCCAGCCCCAAATCCAGCCCAGAGACCCCCGTCCCCCGGATCCGGGAAGCTCAGAGTCCCAGGTCTAGTTCCAGCCCAGAGACCCCCGTCCCTGGATCCGGGGAGCCCAGAGTTCCAGATCCAACCCAGAGACCCCGTCCCCCGGATCCGGGAAGTtcacagccccagccccaggtccAGCCCAGAGACCCCCATCCCCCGGATCCGGAAAGCTCAGAGTCCCAGGTCCAGCCCAGAGACCCCCGTCCCCCGGATCCGGGGAGCCCAGAGCCTCAGGTCCAGGTCCAGCCCACAGACCCCCGTCCCCCGGATCCGGGAAGTTCAGAGCTTCAGGTCCAGGTCCAGCCCACAGACCCCCGTTCCCCGAATCCGGGGGGCtcagagccccagccccaggtCCAGTCCAGGGACCCCCGTCCCCCGGATCCGGGAAGCTCAGAGTCCCAGGTCCAGTTCTAGCCCAGGGACCCCCGGATCCGCGGAGCCCAGAGCCTCAGGTCCAGGTCCAGCCCACAGACCCCCGTCCCCCGGATCCGGGGAGCTCAGAGTCCCAGTTCCAGCCCAGAGATCCCCGTCCCCCGGATCTGGGGAGCCCAGAATCTCAGGGCCAGGTCCAGCCCAGAGAGCCCTATCCCCCGGATCCGGGAAGCTCAGAGTCCCGGGTCCAG CtcagagccccagccccaggtCCAGCCCAGAGACCCCCTTCCCCTGGATCCAGGAAGCTCAGAGTCCCAGGTCCAGGTCCAGCCCAGAGACCCCCATCCCCCGGAACCTGGGAGCCCAGAGCCTCAGTTCCAGGTCCAGCCCACAGACCCCCTTCCCCCGGATCTGGGGAGCCCAGAGTCCCAGGTCCAGGTGCAACCCAGAGACCCCCATCCCCCGGATCCGGGAGCCAAGAGCCTCAGGTTCAGGTCCAGCCCACAGATTCCCGTCCCCCAGATCCGGGAAGCTCAGAGCACAAGCCCCAGGTCCAGCCCAGAGACCCCTGTCTCCCGGATCCGGGAAGCTCAGAGTCCCAGGTCCAGGTCCAGCCCAGAGACCCCTGTCCCCTGGAACCAGGGAGCCCAGAGCCTCAGGTTCAGGCAGGCTCAGCCCAGAGACCCCTGTCCCCAGATCTGAGAAGCCCAGAGTCCCAGGTCCAGGTCCAGGTCCAGCCCAGAGACCCCTGACCCTGGATCCGGGGAGCCCAGAGCCTCAGGGCCAGCCCCAGCCCAGAGACTTCCAACCCCCAGATCCGGGGAGCTCAGAGACTCAGGTCCAGGTTCAGCCCAAAGACCACTGTCCCCAGATTTGGGAAGCCCAGAGTCCCATGTCTAGGTCCAGGTCCAGCCTAGAGACCTCCATCCCCGTATCCAAGGAACCCAGAGTCCCAGGACCAGGTCCAACCCAGAGACCACTGTCCCCCACATCCAGGGAGTCCAGAGCCTCAGGTCCAGGTCCAAGTCCAGCCCCAGTCCAGAAATCGCCATCTCCCAGATCCCGGGAGCCCAGAGTCCCAGATTCAGCCCAGAGACCTCCGCCCCCCTCGGATCCTGGGAGCTCAGAGACACAGCCTTACCCCAGAGACCCCGTCCCCAGGATCCAGGGAGCCCAGAGCCCCAGGTCCAGGTCCAGCCCAGAGCCCCCAACCCCGTGCCTCCAGCCTCCGGCTCCAGGCGGAGCAAAGAACCACCAGTTCCTGCCTGTCCCTGCTGTTCCCAACACTTGCTCCCAGAACCAGAGCCAGAG GTTGATCAAAAAGCAGTCACAAGGCTCTTCTTTGAGAAATACACACTTTGGAGAAACAGAAACTGGGGTTGCCAGTCAGATG CTGATACCTTGGCAGGGGGACGTGGTTAAATTTGATACCCCTGGCCACAAGGGAGGACTGTTCCGGAGGTTTTGTGATTG GCAAGGGGCTCTGAAGCTTTCTGTGTCAGAAATTGAGTTGTTTCAGCCGTATTGTCACTCCACAAGCCACGGAACCGGCTTGGCCAAGTCTCTTTCCATGGATTGCTTTCAGGTTGATCCTAGCTGTTCTTTCATGTTCTCTCATCTTGTTGTGAGGTCTAAGAATG TTCATACCAGCCCTGCAAATACATTCAAGTCATTTATgaaccttccccccacccccaccaaagt ACCTGAGCAGTGGTTTGGCTGCATGACTCCTGTCAAAGTCAGGGGCATTCGTGCCTCTTCAACCTTACACCAATCTGATAAAGTTCAGATTAGTCAACAGAGGGATATGGTGCTTACACTAGATACTGCCACTTTCCAGATTCAGCTACGCAAGAGTTGGCTAAACCAAACTTTTTGCTAG